AACCCTAACTAACCCCAACTCTAACCCTAACTCTAACCCATtcacaattttgaattttcttatccattcacaattttgaattttcttatcCAAACGCAAGACAGATTTTTTTGTTCTGGGCATATATATGGCTATTGCTTATCCTCATTTTATTGGGTCTCAGAAATCTGCAATGGAGACGGGGATGATATCATCTCCGTCTTCGTCTTCTCCATCTCGGCCTCCTGTGATCCTTACCCAAGATGAGTTGAAGAAAATCGCGGCGTACAAAGCTGTGGAATACGTTGAGTCCGGTATGGTTCTCGGGCTCGGAACCGGGTCGACGGCGAAGCACGCCGTGGACCGCATAGGCGAGCTTTTGCGGCAAGGGAAGTTGAAGAACATTGTGGGAATACCCACATCGAAGATGACCCACGAACAAGCGGTTTCGTTGGGGATTCCATTGTCGGATCTGGATTCTTATCCGATTTTGGATCTTGCCATTGATGGTGCGGATGAAGTCGACCCGTATTTGAATTTGGTGAAGGGTCGGGGCGGGTCACTGCTGAGGGAGAAGATGGTGGAGGGTGCTTGTAAGAAATTCGTTGTGATTGTTGATGAGTCCAAATTAGTTAACTATTTGGGAGGCAGTGGGCTCGCTATGCCGGTTGAGATTGTGCCGTTTTGTTGGAAATTTACTGCCCAGAGGTTGCAAATGTTGTTTGAGGAATCTGGTTGTGTCGCAAAGCTTAGGACTTACCAGAATGGAGAACCTTTTGTTACAGATAATATGAATTACATTGTGGACTTGTATTTCAAAAGGGAAATTGGGGATTTGAAGGTTGCGAGTGATGCAATTCTGAGACTTGCTGGTGTCGTTGAGCATGGAATGTTTATTGATATGGCAACCACTCTTATTGTTGCAGGGGAGTGTGGTGTCATTGTGAAGGATAAGTGGGACTCTGCAAGCCATCGGAGGTAGTTTTACTGGTCGAGGTCAACACTTTATATGCAGACTTAATTATCATCTTTTTACAAATGAAATTAGGGAAATATTTATCAGCCATTGTTGTGACAGGGAAGTATTTTGGCCTCCTGGCAATCAATTGATACACCTGTTGGGGAGTTTGAAGTTTCCCCTAGAATTTTTTGTCAAGCTCACATTTAGTGAATGATGATGAACTTTTTGTATTAGCAACtgttttattctcattttaatataaatgaagGGATTGATATTCAGCTTCCGAATTAGATTTTGATCTTTCTGTTCCTTAAATCCAGGGGATTGTAATTGATAACATGCTGAGGCTTCTGTTTGCTTCACCCACTGTACATCATGGATTTTCTTTATCTGAAGGACTTTCTTTCTGGTTATTTTCATTGGTTGAATAAGTCATTATTTATTGGATTGCTTAACTCATGTTTAATATTTAGCTATGGTATAGAATACAATTTCTTTGTTGCATGACAATAGGTAGCCCGTAGCCTAAATGTATGGGAATGTAGTTGATGAAAAACAATACGATTTTCAAGGTTCTTTCAATATATAATTTCAGATGCAGCTGGAAGTGCAGATGTGACTGACTCCAAGGTTTTAAGTTGCATGCTGCAACTTGTTCATGGATGTTGTGTTCATTGCTGCTATATGTTCATAGATTTTGTCCAGCAATTCACCCTCTTCATCAATCATCCTATCCTATTTCAAGGATCTTATTTTCAATATCAGGCAGGGTGCTGGACCAAGTCACAATTGGAATAAGTTACAATCACACAGTTACAACATCCCACTTCATCCATTGAATATTTATAACCCATACATATGTGCCCTGGGTGTTAACCATTCATGATGTTATTGTTCTACATT
The sequence above is drawn from the Vitis riparia cultivar Riparia Gloire de Montpellier isolate 1030 chromosome 6, EGFV_Vit.rip_1.0, whole genome shotgun sequence genome and encodes:
- the LOC117915852 gene encoding probable ribose-5-phosphate isomerase 2 isoform X2, producing MAIAYPHFIGSQKSAMETGMISSPSSSSPSRPPVILTQDELKKIAAYKAVEYVESGMVLGLGTGSTAKHAVDRIGELLRQGKLKNIVGIPTSKMTHEQAVSLGIPLSDLDSYPILDLAIDGADEVDPYLNLVKGRGGSLLREKMVEGACKKFVVIVDESKLVNYLGGSGLAMPVEIVPFCWKFTAQRLQMLFEESGCVAKLRTYQNGEPFVTDNMNYIVDLYFKREIGDLKVASDAILRLAGVVEHGMFIDMATTLIVAGECGVIVKDKWDSASHRRAAAYTPLNSSGSSSLTTYYKTNRVHYQLYITSFQGSEEF
- the LOC117915852 gene encoding probable ribose-5-phosphate isomerase 2 isoform X3, translating into MAIAYPHFIGSQKSAMETGMISSPSSSSPSRPPVILTQDELKKIAAYKAVEYVESGMVLGLGTGSTAKHAVDRIGELLRQGKLKNIVGIPTSKMTHEQAVSLGIPLSDLDSYPILDLAIDGADEVDPYLNLVKGRGGSLLREKMVEGACKKFVVIVDESKLVNYLGGSGLAMPVEIVPFCWKFTAQRLQMLFEESGCVAKLRTYQNGEPFVTDNMNYIVDLYFKREIGDLKVASDAILRLAGVVEHGMFIDMATTLIVAGECGVIVKDKWDSASHRRAAAYTPLNSSGSSSLTTYCAAVLLGRTANA
- the LOC117915852 gene encoding probable ribose-5-phosphate isomerase 2 isoform X1, which codes for MAIAYPHFIGSQKSAMETGMISSPSSSSPSRPPVILTQDELKKIAAYKAVEYVESGMVLGLGTGSTAKHAVDRIGELLRQGKLKNIVGIPTSKMTHEQAVSLGIPLSDLDSYPILDLAIDGADEVDPYLNLVKGRGGSLLREKMVEGACKKFVVIVDESKLVNYLGGSGLAMPVEIVPFCWKFTAQRLQMLFEESGCVAKLRTYQNGEPFVTDNMNYIVDLYFKREIGDLKVASDAILRLAGVVEHGMFIDMATTLIVAGECGVIVKDKWDSASHRRAAAYTPLNSSGSSSLTTYFGGGNLLWLPVGFFADLIGATVGAGAAVLLGRTANA